The following nucleotide sequence is from Aneurinibacillus soli.
GAAGGCAAGAAAAAAGATTATCTCCGTCTCGAAGAACTCATAAAACAGTACGAGATCGGGGAAATTATTGTTGGACTTCCCAAGAACATGAACGGTACGATTGGACCTCGGGGAGAACTGTGCCAGGCATTCGGAGAGTACGTGCATAACCGCTCCCGCATTCCGGTTGTGATGTGGGATGAGAGGCTTACCACAATGGCAGCCGAGCGTACGCTGCTTGAAGCGGACGTCAGCCGCAAGAAGCGAAAACAAGTCATCGACAAAATGGCGGCGGTAATGATTTTGCAAAATTACATGGATGCCAAACCACAAATAGGAG
It contains:
- the ruvX gene encoding Holliday junction resolvase RuvX; the encoded protein is MRRMGLDVGDKTIGVAVSDELGFTAQGIETIRREGKKKDYLRLEELIKQYEIGEIIVGLPKNMNGTIGPRGELCQAFGEYVHNRSRIPVVMWDERLTTMAAERTLLEADVSRKKRKQVIDKMAAVMILQNYMDAKPQIGG